In Sorghum bicolor cultivar BTx623 chromosome 10, Sorghum_bicolor_NCBIv3, whole genome shotgun sequence, one genomic interval encodes:
- the LOC8078303 gene encoding serine/threonine-protein kinase fray2 isoform X6 encodes MFDTGNRQRARNTFVGTPCWMAPEVMQQLHGYDYKADIWSFGITALELAHGHAPFSKYPPMKVLLMTLQNAPPGLDYERDKRFSKSFKDLVATCLVKDPRKRPPSEKLLKHSFFKHARSAEYLARSILDGLPPLGERFRELKCKEAELLLNNKLGQESKEQLSQKEYIRGISGWNFNLEDLKNAAALIDNLNGTCHLDVRENKVKDDSQDAYNGPGHIYQERLNHVASRRPEEDEIQEVEALNNALSSSFPNHPLEALKSCFDVCGADDLDPTATDSRAQPSVRTLPFQQLQKMEHCKSANCNGESLERSLSVPKNLVTSGYHRHSSGSLIPEQVLSPYSSSDLERDGFRQKNLSSRNRSGPLLFRQLKDSRTHQSAHPFLRAVAPEESSEGNIIRRRGRFQVTSDSISQKVATSACSSSSRINLPIEAAQSNPKSPAILPTLQFLMQQNTMQKEVLSRLISSIEETSDDSLARTSSSYQSSGGPAREKELHSYVLQLQRSVTELAEEVQRLKLQNNQNLAKHNMVSLLDSLSSRSMYCQEKMKGRKHRITDNDDMPLLPHCIIQFPNFELC; translated from the exons ATGTTTGATACTGGAAATAGGCAAAGAGCAAGAAATACATTTGTAGGGACGCCTTGCTG GATGGCTCCTGAAGTCATGCAACAACTGCATGGTTACGATTACAA AGCTGACATTTGGTCCTTTGGAATAACTGCATTAGAACTAGCACATGGTCATGCTCCATTTTCAAAGTACCCTCCAATGAAG GTGTTGCTTATGACCTTGCAAAATGCACCACCAGGTCTAGATTATGAGAGGGACAAGCGGTTTTCAAAG TCTTTCAAGGATTTGGTTGCTACATGTTTAGTCAAGGATCCACGCAAACGTCCTCCTTCTGAAAAGCTTCTGAAGCATTCTTTCTTTAAGCATGCTCGCTCAGCTGAATATCTGGCACGGAGTATTCTTGATGGCCTCCCTCCATTGGGTGAACGCTTTAGGGAACTGAAG TGCAAAGAGGCTGAGTTGCTTCTCAATAACAAGCTTGGTCAAGAGAGCAAGGAGCAGCTATCACAG AAAGAGTACATAAGAGGCATCAGTGGCTGGAACTTCAATCTAGAGGACTTAAAAAATGCAGCTGCCCTT ATAGACAATTTAAATGGCACTTGTCATTTAGATGTCAGGGAGAACAAAGTTAAGGATGACTCACAGGATGCTTACAATGGCCCAGGACATATTTACCAGGAAAGGCTCAACCATGTTGCTTCTAGAAGACCTGAAGAG GATGAGATACAAGAAGTTGAAGCTTTGAATAatgctctctcctcttcgtttccaAACCACCCCCTTGAGGCACTAAA ATCTTGCTTTGATGTTTGTGGTGCTGATGACCTGGACCCTACTGCTACTGATTCAAGAGCGCAACCAAGTGTCAGAACTTTACCTTTCCAGCAGTTGCAAAAAATGGAGCATTGTAAAAGTGCCAACTGCAACGGTGAAAGCTTGGAAAGAAGCCTTTCTGTACCTAAGAATCTGGTCACTAGTGGATACCACAGGCATTCAAGTGGTTCTCTTATACCTGAGCAAGTTCTTTCCCCCTACTCGAGCAGTGATTTGGAAAG GGATGGATTTCGTCAGAAAAATCTAAGCAGCAGGAACCGTAGTGGCCCTTTATTGTTCCGCCAATTGAAGGATTCACGCACACATCAATCTG CACATCCATTTTTGAGAGCAGTTGCGCCAGAGGAGTCATCAGAAGGGAACATTATCCGTCGAAGGGGGCGCTTCCAGGTTACGTCAGATAGTATTTCTCAAAAG GTAGCTACATCAGCCTGCAGCAGCAGTAGCAGGATAAACCTACCAATTGAAGCAGCACAATCAAATCCCAAGTCGCCTGCAATTCTTCCAACTTTGCAATTCTTGATGCAGCAAAATACTATGCAAAAG GAAGTACTCAGTAGGCTGATTTCTTCAATTGAGGAAACATCTG ACGATTCTTTAGCAAGGACAAGCAGTTCATATCag TCTTCTGGAGGACCTGCCAGAGAAAAGGAATTGCATTCATATGTTCTCCAGTTGCAGCGAAG TGTCACTGAACTTGCTGAGGAAGTGCAAAGATTAAAGCTCCAAAACAATCAG AATTTGGCTAAACATAACATGGTTTCCCTGCTTGACAGCTTGAGCAGCAGATCAATGTATTGTCAAGAAAAGATGAAAGGTCGCAAACACAGGATAACCGACAATGATGATATGCCCCTTCTGCCACACTGTATAATTCAGTTCCCCAATTTTGAACTTTGTTAG
- the LOC110431019 gene encoding keratin, type I cytoskeletal 9-like codes for MCTLRHCISIAVICAATLQRLRREWENMDVKPGEPVEDFALRLSTLHQQLVLHGDRDIDEKRVVEKFLRTVPAKYAQIVVAIEQFLDFEALSLEEVTGRLKAVDEREAQAVTEPVSINGKLLYTKEQWRARLKKEKQGAEEASGSGFKNQHGGGCGRGRGGGRGRGRGAGRGGGRGEGKGAGRVGPNTCLNCNQEGHWARECPQPRREDAERGGGGGNRAGRGGGNRGGGRGGGNQAGQRGGNQGRHEARAQYAECDEDGALFLAHGFISLEQSTPAHSYTAQHVELSEPRARAYLGVDEEEVDSGWYLDSGATHYMTGRQELFADLNTDVRGTVRFGDASKVEIKGVGSIVFQAKTGE; via the coding sequence ATGTGTACGCTTCGCCATTGCATCTCCATCGCTGTCATCTGTGCAGCGACGTTGCAGCGGCTGCGTCGGGAGTGGGAGAACATGGATGTCAAGCCTGGCGAGCCGGTGGAGGATTTTGCCCTGCGGCTGTCAACTCTGCACCAGCAGCTTGTTCTTCATGGTGACAGGGACATCGACGAGAAGCGTGTTGTGGAGAAGTTTCTGCGCACGGTGCCTGCCAAGTACGCGCAGATTGTCGTCGCCATCGAGCAGTTCCTCGATTTCGAGGCGCTCTCGCTTGAGGAGGTGACAGGAAGGCTCAAGGCGGTGGATGAACGTGAAGCGCAAGCTGTGACAGAGCCAGTGTCCATTAACGGCAAGCTGCTGTACACCAAGGAGCAGTGGCGTGCGCGTTTGAAGAAGGAGAAGCAAGGCGCAGAAGAAGCTAGCGGTTCTGGTTTCAAGAACCAGCATGGCGGTGGCTGCGGACGCGGCCGTGGTGGTGGACGCGGACGAGGCAGAGGTGCTGGCCGTGGTGGCGGACGTGGAGAAGGCAAAGGCGCTGGTCGTGTTGGCCCCAACACCTGCCTCAACTGCAACCAGGAAGGCCACTGGGCACGTGAGTGTCCCCAGCCGCGCCGTGAAGATGCAGAGCGCGGCGGTGGAGGGGGAAACCGTGCTGGCCGCGGTGGTGGCAACCGTGGTGGAGGTCGTGGCGGCGGAAATCAGGCTGGGCAGCGTGGTGGGAACCAAGGAAGGCATGAGGCGCGCGCCCAGTACGCTGAGTGCGATGAAGATGGTGCTCTGTTTCTGGCACATGGCTTCATCAGCCTGGAACAGAGCACGCCGGCGCACAGCTACACGGCACAGCACGTCGAGCTCTCTGAGCCACGCGCTCGCGCCTACCTTGGCGTGGACGAAGAAGAGGTGGACAGCGGCTGGTACCTGGACTCCGGCGCGACGCATTACATGACCGGGCGCCAAGAGCTCTTTGCTGATCTGAACACCGACGTTCGAGGAACGGTCCGGTTCGGGGATGCGTCGAAGGTTGAGATCAAGGGCGTCGGGTCTATTGTTTTCCAAGCTAAGACCGGTGAGTAG